The genomic region CAGTCCATGCCAGCTCAAAATAAGTCAAAGCATGGCAGCAATGACTATTCAAATATGGGGCCGATATATCCGCTTGATCAGTTTATTGTAAATTTGCTTAGCGAAAATGGCTCAAGATTTCTTAAAACTAAGATCGATATGGAGCAAAGCGATGAGTTGCTAACTCCTGAGCTTGATAAGAAAAAAGCACTTTTAAGAGATATTATCATCAGAACACTTTCGTCAAAAACTTACGAAGAAGTAAGCACCGCAAAAGGCAAAGATAGGCTAAAAGACGAGATCGTCGGCAAGCTAAATGAAGTGCTAAATGATGGCTACATCAAAAATATATTTTTTACTGATTTTGTGGTGCAATGATAGGCATTGATATCGTTAAGATAGATAGAATTTCTAGACTTAAAGCTCGTTACGGCGAGCTTTTTCTAAAAAGATTTTTAAGCGATGATGAGATCACACTAGCAAAAAATGATGCAACTTTGGCTGGATTTTGGGCGGCCAAAGAAGCAGCTAGTAAAGCTCTTGGTGTGGGTATCAGCAAAGAGTGTGGCTTTTTGGACATTGAGCTTAGCAAAGACGCAAAAAATGCACCAAAGATAAAATTTAGCCCAAGAATTTATACAAATTTTAATATCAAAGAAGCAAGCCTTAGCATAACTCACGACGGCGGATTTGCCGTAGCTGCAGTGATGATTGTCTAAAATTTATGCATTTTTACAAAGCTTTTTAATATCTTTTAACTACTTCTGATAAATTTAAAAAACGTATTTTTATAAAATTTTTTAAAGAAAAGACGATATCTTTAATTAAGATTGAATGGAGCTAAAGAGACTAAGGATAGTAAAATGCAAATTTCTAATAATTTTTCAACTCCTAACTATCTCTCAAGAGAGAACATAGCAAGAGAGATGGGGTTTAAATTTAACGATATAAACGAGATACTTAGTAACGATATGGGTCATGGCATGACATTTCCTAAGTATATGAGCCTAGACGATAAAGCTAAAGCAAGGGAATACGACAGATATGAGCACTCACTCACCGGCTTCGTAAAAGGTGAAGGAGAGGCGAGAGTAAGCATACTTGGCAAGCTTATGAGCTATGACGATGCTTTTTCAAAAGATGAGATAGATGAGCTAAAGAAATTTATAGATGATAGTAGTGCTTTAGGGCTTGAGAGAGCTTTTGGTGACTCAGAGACTTTATCTGTTAACGAATTTATAAAAAGATATACCAGAAAGCATGGTTTCTCTGACTTTACCTTTGGTGGAACAAAAACAGCCGAGTTACTTGATAGCGATATGAGCGTTGATGAGTTTAAAGAGGAGTGGACTAAATATGCACTAAAAAAGCGCTTTGGTTTAGAGCTTGACGAGGAGCTAGCAAAAGAGACTATAAATTCTATCAATGATCTTGAAACACAAAACAAAGAAGATAAAAAAGAGAAGAAATTTACACCTATACAAGTTACTAAAAAATCTCACACCTATAAGCTTGAAGCCGATGAGAGATTTAAAGAGCTTTATAAATTTATAAAGAGTGAATTTGATAGTGGCAAGAGCATGTTTGAAATTTTAGAAAAAGTGGCAAAGCTTAAAGTGGATAAGAGGGCATAGGTATTTTATAAGCAAAGAATGGAATTTTTATAATTTAAATTTCAAAGAAAAAGCATAGATGCTCTCAGAATTATACAAAAGATAAATTTTAAAAAACATGTCCTAGCCAGCAAAGTATTGATATTAAGTCGCTAGCAAGACAAATTTACATCCACTCAAGCACTTGCGTGATATCTTTTGCGTAAAAGCATTTTAGCCCTTGCGTGTCAAGCGGTTTGTTTGGAATAATAGCATTTTTAAATTTCTGCATTTTCGCCTCTTTTAGGCGCTGATCGAGGTTGAAAATTTCTCTTATCTCGCCGTTTAGACTTAGCTCACCGATGAATACGCTATCCTTGCTAATAGGGCGGTTTTTGAAGCTACTGATTATCGCCGCGATGACGGCTAGATCAGCCGCAGTCTCGCTTATTTTAACGCCACCTGAAACGTTTATGAAGACGTCGTAGTGTCCAAGTGGAATTTCTAGTTTTCGCTCAAGAAGTGCGAGCAGCATATCCAGGCGGTTTCTCTCAAAGCCAGTCGAACTTCGTTTTGGATAGGCACTTTCGCAAACAAGTGCTTGTATCTCGATGCTAAGTGCTCTTGAGCCTTCCATTATGATGGTGATCGCACTGCCACTCATCGCTCCGCCACGCGTGAAAAATTTACTCGAGACTTCATTTGCGCTCACGAGTCCGTGCTGGCTCATCTCAAAGATGCCAACCTCGCTTGTCGAGCCAAAGCGGTTTTTAAACCCACGCAAAATTCTCAGCTCTCTACTCGCATCGCCCTCGAAATAAAGCACCACATCGACCATATGTTCAAGCACTCTGGGCCCTGCGATCGAACCCTCTTTAGTAATATGACCGATGATGAAAACGCAGATATTTTGGCTCTTTGCAAGTCTCATCAGCTCAAATGTGATCTCACGAACCTGCGTGATCGAGCCTGGAGCGGAGGTTATATTTTGGCTATAAAGCGTTTGTATGGAGTCAATGACTAGCACCTTGTAGTCGCTCTTTTGCACTTCTAGCAGGATATCTTCTAGGCAAATTTCAGTTAGCAGGTATAAATTTTTATCCACCGCATTTAGCCTGTCGGCTCTCATTTTTATCTGGCTTTGACTCTCTTCACCGCTTACATAGAGCGTTTTTTTACCGTCTTTTGCTAAATTCGAGCCAATTTTTAGAAGCAGAGTTGATTTGCCGATGCCCGGACTACCACCTATTAAAACTAGCGACCCCTCCACAACACCGCCACCAAGAACAAGATCTAGCTCGCTATCTTTGGTGCTAAATCTCGTGAAATTTTGAATTTCTACCTCGTCGATGCTTACGGCCTTGCTAGGTGCGCCGCTACTTTTTGCCATCTCTTTGCTTATCTTTATCTCTTGCTGGCTAAGCTCGACAAAGCTATCCCAAGCCCCACATTGTGGGCATTTGCCTAGCCATTTGCTCTGCTGATTTCCGCACGCTTGACATTCAAAAACTGGCTTTGCTTTTGCCATAAATTATCCTTTTTAAAAATTCAACTACTATCACTCCAAAAGCCGCTCCGATCATGTCAGCCACG from Campylobacter concisus harbors:
- the acpS gene encoding holo-ACP synthase, which codes for MIGIDIVKIDRISRLKARYGELFLKRFLSDDEITLAKNDATLAGFWAAKEAASKALGVGISKECGFLDIELSKDAKNAPKIKFSPRIYTNFNIKEASLSITHDGGFAVAAVMIV
- the fliL gene encoding flagellar basal body-associated protein FliL — protein: MAEEVEEKKAKKGGNGALMIIIIAIFVLLLVIGGLVAFLMLSSDEPKEANMMQAPAQAQTQSMPAQNKSKHGSNDYSNMGPIYPLDQFIVNLLSENGSRFLKTKIDMEQSDELLTPELDKKKALLRDIIIRTLSSKTYEEVSTAKGKDRLKDEIVGKLNEVLNDGYIKNIFFTDFVVQ
- the radA gene encoding DNA repair protein RadA — encoded protein: MAKAKPVFECQACGNQQSKWLGKCPQCGAWDSFVELSQQEIKISKEMAKSSGAPSKAVSIDEVEIQNFTRFSTKDSELDLVLGGGVVEGSLVLIGGSPGIGKSTLLLKIGSNLAKDGKKTLYVSGEESQSQIKMRADRLNAVDKNLYLLTEICLEDILLEVQKSDYKVLVIDSIQTLYSQNITSAPGSITQVREITFELMRLAKSQNICVFIIGHITKEGSIAGPRVLEHMVDVVLYFEGDASRELRILRGFKNRFGSTSEVGIFEMSQHGLVSANEVSSKFFTRGGAMSGSAITIIMEGSRALSIEIQALVCESAYPKRSSTGFERNRLDMLLALLERKLEIPLGHYDVFINVSGGVKISETAADLAVIAAIISSFKNRPISKDSVFIGELSLNGEIREIFNLDQRLKEAKMQKFKNAIIPNKPLDTQGLKCFYAKDITQVLEWM